The following nucleotide sequence is from Bradyrhizobium roseum.
GCTTCCATTTCGGCGCCGGTGTGCCACGCGCCATGAACCAGAACATAAGTGTCTGCCATTCCCGTCTCCCTCGATTTCGAAAAATCGAACATTGATACGGACGGGCATCGGTGCCGGATGGCCGGATTCGGCCATCGTCATCGGCGATTTACGCCAAGGGGACAATGCGGCTTCAGCGCTGCCGACGGAATGCGCCTGGCGTCATGCCCAGAGACTTGCGGCATTGGCGGATGAAGTGGGATGGATCGGACAGGCCGACGCGCAGCCCGATGCCGCCGACGCTGAGGCGGTCGAACCGCGGATCGCGCAGCATCCGGCGCGCGGCCGCCATCCGGCAATCGTTCAGCAGCCCGCCAAATGTCAGGCCCGCCTTGTTGAGGCAGCGGTGCAAGGTCCGCTCAGAAACACGCAAATCCTCCGCGACGGCCAAAGCCGTCAGCCCCGGTTCGGCGTAGCGCAGCCTTATGGCACGGCCGATCTGGTCCAAGAGCTTCGTGGCATCGCGCTGCTCGGCGGGCGTGGCCGGAATCTCGCTGCCCAACCCCAGCGCCAGCAGCGCGCCGAGTTGGTCGGTCAGCACCGGAGCCGGCAACGGCCGGTCGGCGGCGAGTTCGGGCGTCAGCTGGCCGGCAAATGCGCTGAGCGCCGCGCCCCAGCCGGCGCGCCCGTCGATGCGCTGCCCGATCCGCCGCTCGGGATCTGATATCCACGATTCGACCCAGTGGATCGGCAGTTCCAGCGACAGCGTGTCGGCGGTCGCCGGAAAGTTGAATTCATAGCAACGCCGGGAATCCAGCAGGACAAGATCCATCGGCCGCATCCGCGACGAATGACCGTTCTGCATGACCGTCCAGTCGTTGTCGGTCTTGCACAGCAAGTAATAGTAGTTGGCCGCGCTGCGCGCGACGCTCGCTTTCCGGCGGTAGACGTGCTGCGCAGATCCCTGCACACGGTTGATGCCGATGGTGTCGAGCTGCCCGCGCTGAACGGAGCAATCGAAGTCCGTGCGGACCTGCGTCGTGATGTCCATTTCGAGAAAACATTCGCAGACGGCGCCGATCCAGTAATCGAGGCGCCGCTCGGGCTTGACCGAACCCGTCGACCACGTCTCGATGCCCGTCGTCGTTCTGGCCGCCATGGCCCCGTCCTCCGCGATCGACGTCGATCACTGGTCGCTAGCTTGTTGAGCGGATGGCAGAGAGTCAATCCTCGAAGAAACCCGAAGCCCCGCTAAGCCGCTATCTTCTGCAGCAGCGCCGCCAGCGCTTCCGGCGCGGTGACGTTCGGCGAGTGGCTGGCGTCGATCTCGTAATAGCTCCAGGCCGGATTGTTCTTTGTCATCTTCGAAAAGCGACCGAACGTATCGGCCGGCGTAATGCGCGTGGCGTAGATGTAGCTGCGCGGCAAGGTGAGCGGGCCGCCCTGCAGCCTGATCGGGGAGTCGAAACATTTGATCGGCATGTCGACCCGGCGGGCGCTGAGCCATTCGAGGTCGGCGGCGGGCGTATCCTCCGGCGTCGGGTTCGGCGGCACGCGCCAGCCGTCGCCGGTCTTGGAGAGCTCCTGCATCCGCGGCCGCGCCACCTCGTTGAGGTCGAGCAGCGACTGGCCGTCTTCCGGCACGAAGGCATCGATGTAGATGAGCTGTTTGACCTTGTCGCGCGCACGGTCGGCGACCCCGGTCGCGACCATGCCGCCATAGCTGTGCCCGATCAGCACGATGTCGCGCAGGTCCTCATATTTGATCACGTTCAGCATGTCCTCGATATGGGAATTGAGGTCGATGCCGGGATGAGCCAGATGGACTCGCTCGCCGAGGCCAGTGTAGCTCGGGGTCACCAGGCGGTGCCCGGCCGCCTGCATCAGCGGATGTACCTTCTTCCAGGCCCAGCCCGCGGACCACGCGCCGTGACAGACGAGAAAGGTTTTTGGAGAGGCACTCATGGGCTTTTTCCACCGGTTATTGTTGACGCTTGGATTGCGATAGTACCTGTCCCGGGCGTCGTGTAAACGAAGCCACAACATTCAACGTCATTCCGGGGCGATGCGAAGCATCGAACCCGGAATCTCGAGATTCCGGGTCTGGTCCTTCGGACCATCCCGGAATGACTGGGGAGAAAGAGTGGACTTAACCACCTACGCCGTTCTGCTCGCCGGCGCGCTCGCCGGCGGCTTCGTCTCCGGACTGGCCGGCTTCGGCACCGCGCTGATGGCGCTGGGGATCTGGTTGTACATTCTGCCGCCGGCGGTGGCGGTGCCGCTGGTGCTGATCTGCTCGGTGAGTTCGCAGATATCGACCTTGCCCGCGATGTGGAAGCTGCTCGACTTCAGGCTCGCGCTGCCGTTCGTAGCCGGCGGACTGCTCGGCATGCCGATCGGCGCCCTGCTGGTCGCGCGCGCCGATCCGCAAACCTTCAAGCTCAGCGTCGGCGTGATGCTGCTGGTATTTCCGACCGCGCTGTTTTTCATTCGCAAGCCGATGGCGTTTCGCTTCGGCGGCCGCATCGCCGATGCCTGTGTCGGGTTTGCCGGCGGCATCCTCGGCGGCCTTGCCGGGCTGTCCGGCCCGCTGCCGACCCTGTGGGCGAGCATCCGCGGCTGGACCAAGGATCAGCGCCGCGGCGTCTTCCAGATTTTCAACGGCACTGTGCTCGGCGCCGCGCTGATCCTGCAGAGCGCGACCGGGTTCGTGAAGCTGAACGTCCTGTTCCTGGCGTTGCTCGCGATGCCCGGCACGCTGGTCGGCGCCCGCCTCGGCATGCGGACCTACCGCGCCCTGAACGATCGAAACTTCTACGACGTGGTGCTGGCGCTGCTGTTCATGTCGGGACTCGGATTGGTGTGGAGCAGCATTGCTCCGAGGTAAAGGCGCATGGCCGCCATGTGCTCCGAGCAGATTGCTGTACGCTGGCGCGCAAAGCGGCTAACCAGTCGCCTCATGTCCTCCCCTGCTTCACGCGAGCGCCTCGGCCTGCTGCTGGGCTTCATCGGCATGGTGATCTTCGGCGGCACGCTGCCGGCGACGCGGCTTGCTGTTGCGGAAATTGATCCGATTGCACTGACCGCGCTGCGCACCGCGATCGCCGGGACGTGCTCGCTCGCGCTGCTTCTGATGTTACGCCGCCCGCTGCCGCCGCGCGCGCTGTGGCCGCAACTGGTCATCGCGATGCTCTGCGTCGCGGTCGTTTTCCCGCTATTGATGTCGATGGGGATGCAGCGGGTCGACGCCTCCCATGGCGGCGTGGTGCTCGGCGTATTGCCGATCGCGACCGCCCTCGCCGCTGTGGCCGTTGCCCACGAGCGGCCGCGGCCCTTGTTCTGGATAGCGTCCATCGCCGGCGCCGCGCTGGTGATTGCGTTCTCTTTGCGCCAGGGCGGCGGCACGTTCTCGACCGGCGATTTGCTGCTGTTCGCCGCGGTAGCGGTATCGGCGCTCGGCTACACGTTCTCCGGCCGGCTCACCGCGCACATGCCGGGCTGGGAGGTCATCAGCTGGATCCTCGTGATCGGCCTGCCGCTGTCGATTCCCGCGGCTGTTCTGACCATGCCGCCCGACGTCGGCCAGGTCGGCGTCAAGCCGTGGCTCGGGCTGCTCTATGTCGCGCTGTTCTCGCAGTGGATCGGCTTCTTCGCCTGGAACGCCGGCATGGCGATGGGCGGTATCGCGCGGGTGTCGCAGGTGCAGCTGCTGCAGCCTTTCGTTACCTTTGCGCTGGCGTCGCTGTTCAACGACGAGACCATCACGCTGCAGATCCTGCTGTTCGCCGCCGCCGTCGTCGTGACGGTCGCGATCTCGACGCGCACGCGCGCCAGGGCCAAGCCGCCCGAAACTGCGCCACCGCAGCGCGATCGCGAGCCGCCTCAGCTGGCTGCTTCCTGATCGATCAGGATCGGGTAATCGACCACCAGTTCGCCCCTCGTTTTTTCCGACTGGATGGCGCGAAGCAGGACTCGCGCGGTCTTCAGATGATCGACCTTCACGCACAGCCTGATGACCTGGCTCACGGAAACGTCGCGCATCGAATCGTCGGAAATCTGCATGGCGATCTCGAGCGCGCGCTTGATGGCAGCCTGGTATCGCGCGGCGTCGGCTGCCAGCTTGTGCTCGGCATCGCGCGTGCTGGCTGCCACCAGCTTTTCCGCGATAGTGGCTGCGGATGCACAAATTTCCCGAATCCTGTGCGCCGCCGCGATATCGCCCAACGGTTGATCGTCGGCGACTTCCCAGACGTCAGGCTGCTTTTCCTTGTTAAACCAGCGCATTGCGCAAGTCCTCTCGGTGCGGGAAGCATATTCCCACACCGCGTGGAATCGCAAGTTGCGCAGATCACACTGCCGCCGAGATGCGGCTGAACTCGGTCGCCTGCAGTTCGAACAGCCCGCGATAGACGCCGCCCGGACGCGCCGTCAGCGCCGCGTGGGTGCCCTGCTCGACGATCTCGCCGCGGTCGAACACCAGGATGCGATCGAGGCTGCGCACCGTCGAAAGCCGGTGCGCGATCACGATCGAGGTGCGCCCCTTCATCAGGCGCTCCATCGCCTGCTGGATCAGGCCCTCCGATTCCGAGTCCAGGCTCGAGGTCGCCTCGTCCAGGATCAGCACCGGCGCGTCCGCCAGGAACGCGCGCGCCAGCGCGACGCGCTGTCGCTCGCCGC
It contains:
- a CDS encoding DMT family transporter produces the protein MSSPASRERLGLLLGFIGMVIFGGTLPATRLAVAEIDPIALTALRTAIAGTCSLALLLMLRRPLPPRALWPQLVIAMLCVAVVFPLLMSMGMQRVDASHGGVVLGVLPIATALAAVAVAHERPRPLFWIASIAGAALVIAFSLRQGGGTFSTGDLLLFAAVAVSALGYTFSGRLTAHMPGWEVISWILVIGLPLSIPAAVLTMPPDVGQVGVKPWLGLLYVALFSQWIGFFAWNAGMAMGGIARVSQVQLLQPFVTFALASLFNDETITLQILLFAAAVVVTVAISTRTRARAKPPETAPPQRDREPPQLAAS
- a CDS encoding alpha/beta fold hydrolase, whose protein sequence is MSASPKTFLVCHGAWSAGWAWKKVHPLMQAAGHRLVTPSYTGLGERVHLAHPGIDLNSHIEDMLNVIKYEDLRDIVLIGHSYGGMVATGVADRARDKVKQLIYIDAFVPEDGQSLLDLNEVARPRMQELSKTGDGWRVPPNPTPEDTPAADLEWLSARRVDMPIKCFDSPIRLQGGPLTLPRSYIYATRITPADTFGRFSKMTKNNPAWSYYEIDASHSPNVTAPEALAALLQKIAA
- a CDS encoding helix-turn-helix domain-containing protein, with protein sequence MAARTTTGIETWSTGSVKPERRLDYWIGAVCECFLEMDITTQVRTDFDCSVQRGQLDTIGINRVQGSAQHVYRRKASVARSAANYYYLLCKTDNDWTVMQNGHSSRMRPMDLVLLDSRRCYEFNFPATADTLSLELPIHWVESWISDPERRIGQRIDGRAGWGAALSAFAGQLTPELAADRPLPAPVLTDQLGALLALGLGSEIPATPAEQRDATKLLDQIGRAIRLRYAEPGLTALAVAEDLRVSERTLHRCLNKAGLTFGGLLNDCRMAAARRMLRDPRFDRLSVGGIGLRVGLSDPSHFIRQCRKSLGMTPGAFRRQR
- a CDS encoding sulfite exporter TauE/SafE family protein, producing the protein MDLTTYAVLLAGALAGGFVSGLAGFGTALMALGIWLYILPPAVAVPLVLICSVSSQISTLPAMWKLLDFRLALPFVAGGLLGMPIGALLVARADPQTFKLSVGVMLLVFPTALFFIRKPMAFRFGGRIADACVGFAGGILGGLAGLSGPLPTLWASIRGWTKDQRRGVFQIFNGTVLGAALILQSATGFVKLNVLFLALLAMPGTLVGARLGMRTYRALNDRNFYDVVLALLFMSGLGLVWSSIAPR